A single Parabacteroides timonensis DNA region contains:
- the msrB gene encoding peptide-methionine (R)-S-oxide reductase MsrB yields the protein MCNAQNETSKKSNKQNDMLMKNLSEIYFAGGCFWGTEHFMKQINGVKSTEVGYANGHTTNPTYQQVCTGDTGFAETVKVSYDPQEVDLALLIDLYFKTIDPTSLNRQGGDRGTQYRTGIYYTDNNNLPIIVQAIKDLSVNYKKPIVVEVEPLSNFYKAEGYHQDYLDKNPGGYCHIDPSLFEYAKKANANVVKGVTYQKPDDATLRKRLSDEQYAVTQKNATEHPFRNEYWNEFREGIYVDITTGEPLFISTDKFDSGCGWPSFSKPIDKNLIKENLDKSHGMTRVEVRSYTGDAHLGHVFTDGPSELGGLRYCINSASLRFIPKDKMEEEGYGKYLHLLDK from the coding sequence ATGTGTAATGCACAAAATGAAACAAGTAAAAAATCAAATAAACAAAATGATATGTTAATGAAGAATCTAAGTGAGATATACTTTGCAGGAGGTTGTTTCTGGGGTACAGAGCATTTCATGAAACAGATCAACGGTGTGAAAAGTACAGAAGTGGGTTATGCCAACGGTCATACGACAAATCCGACCTATCAGCAAGTTTGTACAGGTGATACAGGTTTTGCTGAAACCGTAAAAGTAAGTTATGATCCACAGGAAGTAGACCTTGCACTTTTGATAGACCTGTATTTTAAGACGATCGATCCGACCAGCCTGAATCGCCAGGGAGGTGATCGAGGGACACAATACCGTACTGGAATTTACTATACTGACAATAATAATCTGCCAATAATAGTGCAGGCAATAAAAGATTTGTCCGTAAATTATAAGAAACCGATTGTAGTTGAAGTGGAGCCTTTGTCTAATTTCTATAAAGCGGAGGGATATCATCAGGATTACTTGGATAAAAACCCGGGAGGATATTGTCATATCGATCCGTCATTGTTTGAATATGCCAAAAAAGCGAATGCCAATGTAGTCAAAGGGGTTACTTACCAAAAACCGGATGATGCCACTTTGCGTAAGAGATTATCCGACGAACAGTATGCCGTAACCCAAAAGAATGCAACCGAACATCCTTTCCGTAACGAATACTGGAATGAATTCCGAGAAGGTATTTATGTCGATATTACCACAGGAGAACCTTTGTTTATATCTACCGATAAATTCGACTCCGGTTGCGGTTGGCCCAGCTTTTCTAAACCAATCGACAAGAATCTGATAAAAGAAAACCTGGATAAATCCCATGGAATGACACGAGTAGAGGTGCGCAGTTATACAGGCGATGCTCACTTGGGACATGTGTTTACCGATGGTCCGTCCGAACTGGGTGGATTACGCTATTGCATTAATAGTGCTTCCCTGCGGTTTATTCCCAAAGATAAAATGGAAGAGGAGGGATATGGCAAATATCTCCATTTATTAGATAAATAG
- a CDS encoding purine nucleoside phosphorylase I, inosine and guanosine-specific encodes MNYTNEQYQEAAAFIAARITGNPETAIILGSGLGSLADRIEEAIVIPYAEIPHFMHSTAAGHKGNFICGKLGGKLVLAMQGRFHYYEGYSMQQVTFPVRVMKLLGIKNLLVSNAAGGINNTFKVGDLMIIRDHINMMPNPLIGPNNELFGTRFPDMTRAYDREFVRLVEEIADLHAISLKKGVYVGLTGPSFETPSEYTFYGRVGGDAIGMSTVPEVIVARHAGLRVFGMSVITNEGYHFADDFVNDGADVIVAANKAAAVMTTLFSELVSRI; translated from the coding sequence ATGAACTATACGAACGAACAATATCAGGAAGCGGCAGCATTTATAGCTGCACGTATTACCGGGAATCCGGAAACAGCCATTATTCTGGGTAGTGGATTAGGATCTTTAGCCGACCGGATAGAGGAGGCTATTGTTATTCCTTATGCCGAAATCCCTCATTTCATGCATTCGACTGCTGCAGGACATAAAGGAAACTTTATCTGTGGTAAGTTAGGCGGAAAGCTGGTACTTGCTATGCAGGGACGCTTCCATTATTATGAAGGCTATTCCATGCAGCAGGTAACTTTTCCGGTTCGTGTAATGAAGTTGCTGGGTATTAAGAATCTGTTGGTGTCGAATGCTGCCGGTGGAATAAACAATACTTTCAAAGTGGGTGACCTGATGATCATTCGTGACCATATTAATATGATGCCGAACCCGCTGATTGGTCCGAATAATGAACTGTTCGGAACTCGTTTTCCGGATATGACCCGTGCTTATGATCGCGAATTTGTCCGTTTGGTGGAGGAGATTGCCGATTTGCACGCTATTTCTTTGAAAAAAGGAGTATATGTCGGATTGACCGGCCCGTCTTTTGAGACTCCTTCCGAATATACTTTTTATGGTCGCGTAGGAGGGGATGCCATCGGTATGAGTACGGTCCCTGAAGTTATTGTAGCGCGCCACGCCGGATTAAGAGTATTCGGAATGTCGGTTATCACGAATGAAGGATATCATTTTGCAGACGATTTTGTGAATGACGGAGCTGACGTAATCGTTGCAGCGAACAAGGCTGCAGCTGTTATGACAACTTTGTTCAGTGAATTGGTTTCCCGCATCTGA
- a CDS encoding amidohydrolase: MSILIKEVEQNGVATDIYIENKYIKQIGANLPVTADTVIDGRRKAVIPGFVNTHGHAAMTLFRGFGDDMPLMPWLEEKIWPNEAKLTKEDVYWGAKLACLEMIKSGTTTFFDMYHKFHATAEAVEEMGIRANISSACFDHFQPELAEKSKKTVQKLYDEMDRYSTRVQFSVGPHAIYTVSGELLQWVHAFATEHNVLLQLHLAETEGEVENSVKQFGLTPVRYLYKLGVLSPKLLISHGIYIDNDEIRMLADHGVKVAHNPASNMKLASGMHFKYNEMLNAGITVGLGTDGCSSSNNLDMVEAMKLASLLGKAWRKDPEAVTAGDIFHSATESGAVIAGLKAGRIIEGYLADLSLVDLNIPAFTPNFNFISNLVYAANGNCIDTVICNGKVLMQNKKVPGEDEIMERAAQTAYDLMKR; the protein is encoded by the coding sequence ATGAGTATATTGATTAAAGAGGTAGAGCAGAATGGAGTTGCTACCGATATTTATATAGAAAACAAATACATCAAACAGATAGGTGCAAACCTTCCTGTGACGGCCGATACTGTTATAGACGGTCGTCGTAAAGCCGTAATTCCCGGTTTTGTGAATACACATGGTCATGCTGCAATGACTTTGTTTCGTGGTTTTGGCGACGATATGCCGCTGATGCCCTGGCTGGAAGAAAAGATATGGCCTAACGAAGCCAAGCTGACAAAAGAGGATGTTTATTGGGGAGCCAAACTAGCTTGTCTGGAAATGATAAAAAGCGGGACAACCACATTCTTTGATATGTATCATAAGTTCCATGCAACAGCAGAGGCTGTGGAAGAAATGGGGATCAGAGCCAACATCTCCAGTGCCTGCTTCGACCATTTTCAACCGGAGCTGGCAGAGAAAAGTAAAAAGACTGTCCAGAAGCTTTATGACGAGATGGACAGATATAGCACGCGTGTTCAGTTTTCTGTCGGTCCGCATGCTATTTATACTGTTTCCGGTGAATTGCTGCAGTGGGTACATGCTTTTGCAACAGAACATAATGTTTTGCTTCAGTTGCATCTGGCGGAAACGGAAGGAGAAGTGGAAAACTCTGTAAAACAATTCGGACTGACACCGGTACGTTATCTGTATAAACTGGGTGTATTATCTCCCAAATTACTTATTTCACACGGTATTTATATCGATAATGATGAAATCAGGATGCTGGCAGATCATGGAGTTAAAGTTGCCCATAATCCGGCTTCTAATATGAAGCTGGCATCAGGTATGCACTTCAAGTACAATGAAATGCTGAATGCTGGAATTACAGTCGGATTAGGGACGGACGGTTGTTCTTCCTCTAACAATCTGGATATGGTTGAAGCCATGAAGTTAGCCTCTTTGTTAGGAAAGGCCTGGCGGAAAGATCCGGAAGCTGTTACAGCCGGTGATATCTTTCATTCAGCCACGGAAAGTGGTGCTGTTATTGCGGGTCTTAAAGCAGGTCGGATAATAGAAGGTTATCTTGCCGATTTATCTTTAGTCGATTTGAATATACCGGCATTTACTCCAAACTTCAACTTTATCTCCAACCTGGTGTATGCCGCCAATGGTAATTGTATCGATACGGTTATTTGTAATGGAAAAGTCCTGATGCAAAACAAGAAAGTACCAGGTGAAGATGAGATCATGGAACGTGCGGCTCAAACTGCCTATGATTTAATGAAACGATAA
- a CDS encoding DEAD/DEAH box helicase: MTQNEIVARALSNTGIEALNEMQQAVLNAGTTKDMVLLSPTGSGKTLAFLLPLLTTLTDEEKKIQALIIAPSRELALQIETVFRSLGAGYKVNCCYGGHPIRTEKKSLEHAPTVLIGTPGRILDHLERGNIDLDTVRTLILDEFDKSLELGFQDEMKDILAHLPGVRRRVLTSATEAVEIPPFTGITAPVRLSFLTGVKEAKGLTLRIVKSPIKDKLETLYKLLGELKGESALVFCNQRESVERVSNYLTEMGVDNEYFHGGMEQPERERALLLFRNGSASVFISTDLASRGLDIPEVKNVIHYHLPINEEAFIHRNGRTARMNAEGNAFMILNEVETVPEYITREPDEFFLPEKAKKPLRSEWVTLTINRGKRDKLSKKDVVGFLFQKGGLEKEDLGVVEVKESCAYAAVKRDKKADLLARIREEKIKNMKAKFV, encoded by the coding sequence ATGACACAAAATGAGATCGTAGCCCGTGCCTTATCGAATACAGGTATCGAGGCGTTGAATGAAATGCAGCAGGCCGTGCTCAATGCCGGTACAACCAAAGATATGGTTTTGCTTAGTCCTACGGGATCAGGTAAAACCCTGGCATTCCTGTTGCCTTTACTTACTACATTGACTGACGAGGAGAAAAAGATACAAGCGCTTATCATCGCTCCGTCGCGTGAACTGGCTTTACAGATAGAGACGGTATTCCGTTCTCTGGGTGCCGGATACAAGGTGAATTGCTGTTACGGCGGTCATCCGATCCGGACGGAAAAGAAGAGTCTGGAACATGCGCCGACCGTATTGATCGGAACTCCGGGACGAATTCTCGACCATCTGGAACGGGGTAATATCGATTTGGATACTGTCCGGACATTGATTCTGGATGAGTTCGATAAGTCTCTGGAATTAGGCTTCCAGGATGAGATGAAAGACATTCTGGCACACCTTCCGGGCGTGCGTCGCAGGGTGTTGACTTCGGCAACGGAAGCTGTCGAAATACCACCTTTTACCGGTATTACGGCACCGGTACGTTTGTCATTCCTGACAGGTGTAAAGGAAGCGAAAGGTTTGACTTTGCGTATCGTGAAATCTCCGATCAAGGATAAACTGGAAACGTTGTACAAACTGTTGGGCGAACTGAAAGGCGAATCGGCTTTGGTGTTTTGTAACCAGCGTGAGTCGGTGGAACGTGTCAGCAATTACCTGACCGAGATGGGTGTGGATAATGAATATTTCCACGGAGGTATGGAACAGCCGGAACGTGAACGAGCTTTGTTGCTTTTCCGTAATGGCAGTGCTTCTGTCTTTATTTCCACCGATCTGGCTTCCCGTGGACTGGATATTCCGGAAGTGAAGAATGTCATTCATTATCATCTCCCGATCAATGAAGAGGCGTTTATCCACCGAAACGGGCGAACGGCCCGTATGAATGCGGAAGGAAATGCCTTTATGATCCTGAACGAAGTGGAGACTGTCCCTGAATATATCACCCGTGAACCGGATGAGTTTTTCCTGCCGGAGAAAGCCAAGAAGCCTCTTCGTTCGGAATGGGTGACACTGACGATCAACCGCGGTAAACGGGACAAGCTGAGTAAAAAGGATGTTGTCGGTTTCCTTTTCCAGAAAGGCGGTTTGGAGAAAGAGGATCTCGGCGTTGTCGAAGTAAAGGAAAGTTGTGCTTATGCGGCAGTAAAACGCGATAAGAAAGCAGACTTGCTGGCACGTATCCGTGAAGAGAAGATAAAGAATATGAAAGCGAAATTTGTATGA
- a CDS encoding efflux transporter outer membrane subunit, with the protein MKQLFILSLAICLMTSCRIYKPYSRPEVNTDGLYRDMTVEDTTTVASLSWKELFTDNLLQNLIERGLEYNTDLNIAHLRVKEAEAVLMNARLSYLPSLSLNPEGGVSSFDGSAPGKTYNLALSASWEIDVFGKVTNAKRGAKAALEGSRAYEQAVQTQLVATIANSYYTLLMLDRQLVINKETLESWSRTVKTLEALKRAGESNDTAILQAKANHLALEASILSIQKSIRETENSLSVLLAMAPQTIERKTLEEQLFPEELKVGVPLQLLSNRPDIWQAEFNLMQAFYSTNAARSAFYPNIMLSGTAGWTNNGSGVILNPGSLLLSAVGSLAQPLFNKGTNIANLKVAKARQEEASLSFQQSVLNAGKEVNDALVQWQVAQQRIEIGKQQVGALQEAVHKTELLMQYSSTNYLEVLTAQKSLLDAELVQAQDQFDKIQGVINLFHALGGSRFQ; encoded by the coding sequence ATGAAACAGTTATTTATTTTAAGTCTTGCAATCTGTCTGATGACAAGTTGCAGGATATATAAACCTTATTCTCGTCCGGAGGTCAATACGGACGGACTGTATCGGGATATGACAGTGGAAGATACGACAACAGTCGCTTCTCTTTCCTGGAAAGAACTTTTTACGGATAATTTATTACAGAACCTGATCGAAAGGGGATTGGAGTATAATACCGATCTGAATATCGCTCATCTGCGGGTGAAGGAAGCCGAAGCTGTCCTGATGAATGCCCGTCTTTCCTATCTTCCTTCTTTATCGTTGAATCCGGAGGGCGGAGTTAGCAGCTTCGATGGCTCTGCTCCTGGTAAGACGTATAATTTAGCTTTGTCGGCAAGCTGGGAAATAGATGTTTTCGGTAAAGTAACGAATGCGAAAAGAGGAGCGAAAGCTGCACTTGAAGGAAGCCGTGCGTATGAACAGGCTGTACAGACACAGTTGGTGGCTACCATCGCGAATAGTTATTATACTTTGTTGATGTTGGACAGACAACTTGTAATCAATAAAGAAACATTGGAAAGCTGGTCACGTACGGTAAAGACTTTGGAAGCATTGAAACGGGCAGGGGAATCGAATGATACTGCTATCCTTCAGGCAAAGGCAAATCATTTGGCACTCGAAGCTTCTATTCTATCCATACAGAAAAGTATCCGTGAAACGGAAAATAGTTTGTCTGTTTTACTGGCTATGGCACCACAAACGATTGAACGGAAGACGCTGGAGGAACAGTTGTTTCCGGAAGAACTAAAGGTCGGGGTTCCTTTGCAGCTTTTATCTAATCGTCCCGACATATGGCAGGCGGAATTTAACCTGATGCAGGCTTTTTATTCAACCAATGCAGCACGTTCAGCTTTTTATCCGAACATAATGCTTTCCGGTACTGCCGGATGGACAAATAACGGTAGCGGTGTGATTCTGAATCCCGGTAGTTTGTTATTGAGTGCAGTAGGATCGTTGGCACAACCATTATTTAATAAAGGTACGAATATCGCGAATCTGAAAGTGGCGAAAGCGCGGCAGGAAGAGGCCTCTCTTTCATTTCAACAATCTGTTTTGAATGCAGGAAAAGAAGTGAACGATGCTCTGGTGCAATGGCAGGTTGCCCAACAAAGGATAGAGATCGGAAAGCAGCAGGTTGGTGCTTTACAGGAAGCTGTACATAAAACGGAGTTATTGATGCAATATTCTTCTACGAATTATCTGGAAGTATTGACTGCACAAAAGTCCTTATTGGATGCGGAATTAGTACAGGCGCAGGATCAATTTGATAAAATACAAGGGGTTATTAACCTGTTCCATGCACTTGGTGGTAGTAGATTCCAGTAA
- a CDS encoding dipeptidase: MTVKSYIESNKDRFLEELFSLIRIPSISAKHEHKPDMTACAQRWTELLLSSGADKAVVMPTEGNPVVYGEKIISPDAQTVLVYAHYDVMPAEPLELWKSQPFEPEIRDGRIWARGADDDKGQSMMQVKGFETALKLDLLKCNVKFIFEGEEEIGSPSLETFCREHKELLKADVILVSDTSMVSSETPSLTTGLRGLAYWEIEVTGPNRDLHSGHFGGAVANPINVLCKLMADIIDADGRITIPGFYDDVEEVSPAEREMIAQIPFNEEKYKAAIGVDALFGEKGYSTLERNSCRPSFDICGIWGGYTEEGSKTVLPSKAYAKVSCRLVPHQDHTKISQLFEDYINQVAPACVKVKVTPKHGGQGYVCPIDLPAYQAAERACTVAFGKKPLAVRRGGSIPIISTFEQVLGIKTVLMGFGLEQNAIHSPNESCMLDFFYKGIESVAEFYKEYK, from the coding sequence ATGACAGTAAAATCGTATATAGAATCCAATAAAGATCGTTTCCTGGAAGAGCTGTTCAGCTTGATCCGTATTCCGTCAATCAGTGCAAAACACGAACATAAACCGGATATGACAGCCTGTGCCCAGCGGTGGACAGAGTTGTTGTTGTCTTCCGGTGCAGACAAAGCGGTAGTTATGCCGACAGAAGGAAATCCGGTAGTTTATGGTGAAAAGATCATTTCGCCGGATGCACAGACCGTACTTGTTTATGCTCATTATGATGTAATGCCTGCCGAACCGTTGGAACTGTGGAAAAGCCAGCCGTTCGAACCGGAAATACGCGATGGTCGTATCTGGGCGCGTGGAGCCGATGATGATAAAGGCCAGTCGATGATGCAGGTGAAAGGTTTTGAGACAGCATTGAAGCTCGACCTGCTGAAATGTAACGTGAAGTTTATCTTTGAAGGAGAAGAAGAGATCGGTTCTCCCAGCCTGGAAACCTTCTGCCGCGAACATAAAGAATTGTTGAAAGCAGATGTGATCCTGGTATCTGATACCAGCATGGTTAGTTCTGAAACACCTTCATTGACAACCGGTTTGCGTGGTCTGGCCTATTGGGAAATCGAAGTGACGGGGCCTAACCGTGATTTGCATTCCGGTCATTTCGGTGGGGCAGTAGCTAACCCGATCAATGTATTATGTAAACTGATGGCGGATATAATCGATGCCGACGGACGTATCACGATCCCCGGATTCTATGATGATGTAGAAGAAGTTTCTCCGGCAGAACGGGAGATGATCGCACAGATCCCGTTCAATGAAGAAAAATATAAAGCGGCGATCGGTGTGGATGCCCTGTTCGGTGAAAAAGGTTATTCGACACTGGAAAGGAACAGTTGCCGTCCGTCATTCGACATCTGTGGTATTTGGGGTGGTTATACGGAAGAAGGAAGCAAGACTGTGTTGCCGTCGAAAGCCTATGCAAAAGTTTCCTGCCGGTTGGTTCCGCATCAGGATCATACGAAAATATCTCAGCTATTCGAAGATTATATAAACCAAGTGGCTCCTGCCTGTGTTAAGGTAAAAGTCACACCGAAACACGGTGGACAGGGTTATGTTTGTCCGATCGACCTGCCTGCTTACCAGGCAGCGGAGAGAGCCTGTACGGTTGCTTTCGGAAAGAAGCCGCTGGCTGTACGCCGTGGAGGAAGTATTCCTATTATCTCCACTTTCGAACAGGTATTAGGCATAAAGACCGTCCTGATGGGCTTCGGACTCGAACAGAACGCTATTCATTCTCCTAACGAGAGTTGCATGTTGGACTTCTTCTATAAAGGGATTGAATCGGTTGCCGAATTTTATAAAGAATACAAATGA
- a CDS encoding TlpA family protein disulfide reductase: MNINKTYLFIFSLSLLLSSCIKEDGDEGAINYVNINDQVPPFVVEDAQGETFNSKQFLGKESLLVFFGTYCPDCKKVLPVIEEVWKELKDDPKFLLVTISREEPTETVSKYWKDNQFTMPFYIDPTHGDVFSLFANNTIPRIYVINPDNKVVWMSVESLDISAKELIQKIKGLK, translated from the coding sequence ATGAATATCAATAAAACATATCTATTCATATTCTCACTGTCTCTCCTACTTTCTTCCTGTATCAAAGAGGATGGAGACGAAGGCGCCATTAACTACGTCAATATCAACGACCAAGTCCCTCCATTTGTCGTAGAGGATGCTCAAGGGGAAACATTCAACTCTAAACAGTTTCTCGGCAAAGAGTCTTTACTGGTGTTTTTCGGAACATATTGCCCTGACTGCAAAAAGGTATTGCCAGTGATAGAAGAAGTATGGAAAGAACTAAAAGACGACCCTAAATTTTTATTGGTAACGATCTCACGTGAAGAACCAACCGAAACCGTATCCAAATACTGGAAAGACAATCAATTTACAATGCCTTTCTATATAGATCCTACTCATGGTGACGTTTTCTCTCTCTTCGCCAACAATACTATTCCGCGAATATATGTTATTAATCCGGATAACAAAGTTGTCTGGATGTCTGTTGAATCTCTGGATATTTCCGCCAAAGAGTTGATTCAGAAGATCAAAGGATTAAAATAG
- a CDS encoding helix-turn-helix domain-containing protein, which translates to MKKDLLYDNLLNAVREKIPQRTVLVNTLVDLLCIEKEAVYRRLRGEVAFTFAEIVTIANEFGISLDNLIGTVTAKSRPFQLKLVDFVNPVDIDYEMLEQYIDILGLAREDEQSELIDCTNILPQQLYMKYKYISRFYLFKWMYQCGGPGKSKRFQDIDVTERFEGIQLAGVDESRYIRNTYYILDPLIFHYLVNDINYFQSIHLITVEEVRLLKEELLKLLNEMEVLATHGYFEETGNKVFLYISSVNFDTSYWCVQVKNYHISMIKTFILSSVASLDEGTYDKLRKWLRALIRSSIMISVSGERQRILFFEKQRELISNL; encoded by the coding sequence ATGAAAAAGGATCTTTTGTATGATAATCTACTCAATGCGGTCAGAGAGAAAATCCCCCAGAGAACAGTCCTTGTAAATACACTGGTCGATTTGTTGTGTATCGAAAAGGAAGCTGTTTACAGGCGTTTAAGAGGAGAGGTTGCTTTTACATTTGCAGAGATTGTCACAATAGCGAATGAATTCGGAATTTCTTTAGATAATCTGATCGGTACGGTAACAGCAAAAAGCAGACCGTTCCAGTTAAAACTGGTAGACTTTGTAAATCCGGTCGATATCGATTACGAAATGCTTGAGCAATATATTGATATACTTGGTTTGGCACGTGAAGATGAGCAATCGGAACTGATCGATTGTACGAATATCCTTCCGCAACAACTTTACATGAAATATAAGTATATCTCCCGTTTTTATCTTTTCAAGTGGATGTATCAGTGTGGAGGCCCCGGAAAGTCAAAGCGTTTTCAGGATATTGATGTAACGGAACGTTTTGAAGGAATACAACTGGCAGGGGTAGACGAGTCGAGATACATCCGGAATACTTATTACATACTTGATCCCTTGATCTTTCATTATTTGGTGAATGATATCAATTATTTTCAGAGCATCCATCTGATTACAGTTGAAGAAGTAAGATTGCTGAAAGAAGAGTTATTGAAGCTTCTCAATGAAATGGAAGTACTGGCTACCCATGGCTATTTTGAAGAGACCGGAAATAAAGTTTTTCTTTATATATCGAGTGTTAATTTTGACACCAGTTATTGGTGTGTACAGGTGAAAAATTATCATATCAGTATGATAAAAACCTTTATACTCAGCTCGGTAGCTTCACTTGATGAAGGTACCTACGATAAGTTACGCAAATGGCTACGTGCTCTGATCCGTTCTTCTATTATGATTTCGGTAAGTGGAGAAAGACAACGAATACTATTCTTTGAAAAGCAACGCGAACTGATCAGTAACTTATAA